Genomic segment of Streptomyces sp. NA02950:
GGTTCCAGGCCGAGGGCGACGATCCGGCGAACTGGACCCTGGCCACCGGGGAGGCGCTGGACGCCGACGGCATCGCCGAGCTGTCCTTCGCCTGGCGCGCCTGCCGCGCGGTGAAGTCCAACGCGATCCTGCTGGCCAAGGACGGCGCCACGGTCGGCGTCGGCATGGGACAGGTCAACCGCGTCGACTCGGCGAAGCTGGCCGTGGAGCGGGCGGGCGAGGAGCGGGCGAGCGGTGCGTACGCCGCCTCGGACGCCTTCTTCCCCTTCCCGGACGGCTTCGAGGTGCTGGCCCGCGCCGGGGTCCGGGCCGTGGTGCAGCCGGGCGGCTCGGTCCGTGACGAGCTGGTGGTGGAGGCCGCGCGCGAGGCGGGCGTGACCATGTACTTCACCGGTACGCGCCACTTCTTCCACTGAGCGTCCCCGCGCCGTGAACGCCATAGGCGTGACCGCCATGAGGCGGTGAACGTCACAAGGCCGCACCCCCGGGCCCGGGGGTGCGGCCTTCGCGCGGCCCCGACCGTACCTGATTGGATCCGACGTCCCCGCATCCGGGAGGATGAAAGACATGACCGCCCAGATTCTCGATGGCAAGGCAACCGCAGCCGCGATCAAGTCCGACCTCGTCAGCCGTGTGGAGGCGCTGAAGGCCCGGGGCGTCCACCCCGGTCTCGGGACGGTGCTGGTCGGTGAGGACCCCGGCAGCAAGTGGTACGTGGCGGGCAAGCACCGCGATTGCGCCGAGGTGGGCATCGCCTCCATCCGGCGCGATCTGCCGGAGACCGCCACCCAGGAGGAGATCGAGGCGGTGGTCCGGGAGCTCAACGAGGACCCGGAGTGCACCGGCTACATCGTCCAGCTGCCGCTGCCCAAGGGCATCGACACCAACCGCGTGCTGGAGCTGATGGACCCCGGCAAGGACGCCGACGGGCTGCACCCGATGAACCTCGGCCGGCTGGTGCTGAACGAGTCCGGCCCGCTGCCGTGCACCCCCCAGGGCGTCATCCAGCTGCTGCGCCACCACGGTGTGGAGATCAAGGGCGCGCATGTGGTGGTCGTCGGCCGCGGTATCACCGTCGGCCGCTCGATCGGGCTGCTGCTGACCCGCCGCTCGGAGAACGCCACGGTCACCCTGTGCCACACCGGCACCCGCGATCTGCCCTCGGTGCTGCGCCAGGCCGACATCATCGTGGCGGCGGCCGGGGTACGGCATCTGGTCAAGCCGGAGGACGTCAAGCCGGGCGCCGCGGTGCTGGACGTGGGCGTCAGCCGGGACGAGCACGGCAAGATCGCCGGGGATGTGCACCCCGGGGTGGCCGAGGTCGCCGCCTGGATCTCGCCGAACCCCGGCGGAGTGGGTCCGATGACCCGCGCGCAGCTGCTGGTCAATGTGGTGGAGGCCGCCGAGCGCGCGGCGGAGGCGGCCGACGGCGGCGGTGCCGGTCATGGCGGCTGAGGCGAGCGAACCGGCGGCGGGGGAGCCGCAGACCGGGGAGCCCGCCCGTAAGTCGCGGCGCTTCCCGCTGATCACCCGGGACACCGCGCGTCCGGAGGGCGGCGGCCGGGCGGCGTCCGGGGGCGCTCCGGCACCCGTGCGCCAGTGGCCGCTGCTCGCGGTCATGGGCGGTGTGGGGCTGGGGCTGCTGATCGTCGCCCTGGACGCGTTCCGGGCGGGCACCGTGCTGATCGGGCTCTCGTTGCTGGCGGGTGCGGTGCTGCGGTGGGCGCTGCCGGACGTCGGGATGCTCGCGGTGCGGTCCCGCTTCACCGACATGCTGACGTACGGGCTGCTGGGCGCGGCGATCGTGCTGCTGTCCCTGATGGCCCAGCCGGATCCCTGGGTGACGATTCCCTTCCTGGAGGATCTGGTGCACTTCACCGTCCGCTAGGCCCTGTCCGGAGTCCGCTGGCCGGAGCGAACGGCGGCCCGTCCTCTCCCCCGTGGGAGGACGGGCCGCCGTCGTTTCCGGGGCCGGGTCTCCTCGACCCGGCGACGGTCCGCCCTCTCCCCCGAAGCAGGACGGACCGCCTGGTCGTCAGCGTTGTGTGTCGGCTGTGCTGGATCAATGGACGTCGGCGGCCTGTGGCGCGGAAGTGACCAT
This window contains:
- a CDS encoding bifunctional methylenetetrahydrofolate dehydrogenase/methenyltetrahydrofolate cyclohydrolase encodes the protein MTAQILDGKATAAAIKSDLVSRVEALKARGVHPGLGTVLVGEDPGSKWYVAGKHRDCAEVGIASIRRDLPETATQEEIEAVVRELNEDPECTGYIVQLPLPKGIDTNRVLELMDPGKDADGLHPMNLGRLVLNESGPLPCTPQGVIQLLRHHGVEIKGAHVVVVGRGITVGRSIGLLLTRRSENATVTLCHTGTRDLPSVLRQADIIVAAAGVRHLVKPEDVKPGAAVLDVGVSRDEHGKIAGDVHPGVAEVAAWISPNPGGVGPMTRAQLLVNVVEAAERAAEAADGGGAGHGG
- a CDS encoding DUF3017 domain-containing protein; this translates as MAAEASEPAAGEPQTGEPARKSRRFPLITRDTARPEGGGRAASGGAPAPVRQWPLLAVMGGVGLGLLIVALDAFRAGTVLIGLSLLAGAVLRWALPDVGMLAVRSRFTDMLTYGLLGAAIVLLSLMAQPDPWVTIPFLEDLVHFTVR